In a genomic window of Spirosoma agri:
- a CDS encoding Lrp/AsnC ligand binding domain-containing protein, whose product MTEKNLEIDNADLKKVDKTDLKILKLLMKDANMPFTEIGKEISVSGGTVHVRMNKLKQMGIVRGSQLVIDHAKLGWDISAFLGIYLDKSSLYSEVSEQLEKIPEIVNVHYTTGIYSIFAKIVCRDTQHLREVLHDKIQKVAGIQRTETFISLEESVNRPIPFAEVRE is encoded by the coding sequence ATGACCGAGAAAAATTTAGAAATTGATAATGCCGATCTAAAGAAGGTTGATAAAACGGATCTTAAGATCTTGAAATTACTGATGAAGGACGCTAACATGCCTTTCACCGAGATCGGTAAGGAAATTAGTGTATCGGGTGGGACGGTTCACGTCCGAATGAACAAATTAAAGCAGATGGGCATAGTTCGGGGCTCTCAACTGGTTATTGATCACGCCAAACTTGGCTGGGACATCAGTGCTTTTCTGGGGATTTATCTCGATAAGAGTTCACTCTATAGCGAAGTCTCCGAGCAACTGGAAAAGATTCCGGAAATTGTTAATGTCCATTACACGACAGGCATCTACAGTATTTTCGCTAAAATAGTCTGTCGCGATACGCAGCATCTGCGTGAGGTGCTGCACGACAAAATTCAGAAAGTTGCTGGTATTCAACGGACCGAAACGTTTATCTCGCTGGAAGAAAGCGTCAACCGGCCCATTCCCTTTGCCGAAGTCCGGGAGTGA
- the hslV gene encoding ATP-dependent protease subunit HslV, with protein MQPTIHATTVVGIRHNGHVALGADGQATMGNTVAKSNVRKVRVLMGGKVLAGFAGSTADAFTLIERFEEKLNAYGGNLKRAAIELAKDWRTDRYLRKLEAMLIVASKEDLLMISGTGDVLEPDNDVAAIGSGGVYAQSAAIALKKHATSLSAEEMVRESLHIAADVCIYTNHNLVVETL; from the coding sequence ATGCAACCCACAATTCATGCCACTACGGTGGTCGGTATCCGGCATAATGGCCACGTCGCACTTGGTGCTGATGGCCAGGCTACAATGGGCAACACTGTTGCCAAAAGTAATGTTCGTAAAGTTCGCGTGCTGATGGGCGGCAAGGTGCTGGCCGGTTTCGCCGGTTCAACGGCCGATGCCTTTACGCTGATTGAGCGATTTGAAGAAAAACTGAATGCTTACGGCGGTAATTTAAAGCGAGCCGCTATTGAACTGGCGAAGGACTGGCGCACGGATCGTTACCTGCGTAAGCTGGAAGCCATGCTGATTGTGGCTTCCAAAGAGGACTTGCTGATGATTTCGGGCACGGGTGATGTGCTCGAACCCGACAACGATGTCGCGGCCATTGGGTCGGGGGGTGTTTATGCGCAGTCGGCGGCTATTGCCCTGAAAAAGCACGCTACGTCCCTGTCGGCGGAGGAAATGGTTCGCGAAAGCTTGCATATAGCCGCCGATGTCTGCATCTACACCAACCACAACCTGGTTGTTGAAACACTGTAA
- a CDS encoding sensor histidine kinase, with amino-acid sequence MKFLNQSAPKIMNRRIALGFFVAMVLMASGFTLSFYSYNQYGNDTERVRHTYEAVSSLETVLSLVKDVETGSRGYILTNDTAYLAPYKEALRLLPAERKQLDTLMNENALQIQRVATLNELVKAKLAISQMRVKNRASNVPVTLKLSDEGRIRMEALRRHVAIMVDTERTLMEARNRQAGRSFRNTLIIIFALSLLTFLALVVSYRLLEQELISRQRNEDQLRGYEARLREQIRQLEASNEELERFAFVASHDLQEPLRKIQSFANLITDRYGNLFDGDSLLFMDKIVNSAGRMSKLIKDLLNFSRISNHQEAFKSIPLNTIIQRILDDQELRINGLDVRVEVGDLPVIQAIGSQMDHLFTNLISNALKFTRADVQPLLRIQAKPVDGSSYPELIAGRPYFEINVEDNGIGFDEKYLEHIFKVFQRLHGKSEFEGTGIGLAICKRVAVSHQGHITARSQPGSGTTFIVVLPESQSLQDYDRSNPTESYSYSAS; translated from the coding sequence ATGAAATTTCTTAACCAGTCAGCTCCGAAGATTATGAACCGACGCATTGCGTTAGGCTTCTTCGTGGCAATGGTTTTGATGGCTTCAGGGTTTACGCTGTCTTTTTACAGCTATAACCAATACGGAAACGATACGGAACGGGTCCGGCACACGTACGAGGCCGTTAGCTCGCTCGAAACGGTTCTGTCGCTGGTCAAAGACGTTGAAACGGGCTCACGAGGCTATATTCTGACAAACGATACCGCCTATCTGGCTCCTTATAAAGAAGCGCTGAGGCTCCTGCCTGCCGAACGTAAGCAACTGGATACGCTTATGAACGAAAATGCCCTACAGATTCAGCGGGTGGCAACACTGAACGAACTTGTCAAGGCAAAACTGGCGATTTCGCAGATGCGGGTAAAAAACCGGGCCAGTAACGTACCGGTGACGCTGAAGCTAAGCGACGAGGGTCGGATTCGAATGGAAGCGCTCCGGCGACACGTGGCCATCATGGTCGATACCGAACGGACGCTGATGGAAGCGCGAAACCGACAGGCAGGGCGATCGTTTCGGAACACACTTATTATTATTTTTGCGCTCTCGTTACTCACGTTTCTAGCCCTGGTTGTATCCTACCGATTGCTGGAGCAGGAACTGATCAGTCGACAGCGGAACGAAGACCAGCTCCGCGGGTACGAAGCCCGTTTAAGGGAGCAGATTCGACAACTGGAAGCCTCTAATGAGGAATTGGAGCGATTTGCGTTCGTGGCCAGCCATGATTTGCAGGAACCCCTTCGGAAAATCCAGTCGTTCGCTAATCTGATCACCGATCGGTATGGCAATCTGTTCGATGGCGATAGTTTGCTGTTTATGGACAAAATTGTTAATTCGGCGGGGCGAATGTCGAAGTTGATCAAGGATCTCCTGAATTTTTCCCGAATTTCGAATCATCAGGAAGCGTTCAAAAGTATACCCCTGAACACGATTATTCAGCGGATACTGGATGATCAGGAACTACGCATCAATGGATTGGACGTTCGGGTGGAAGTCGGTGATTTGCCCGTCATTCAGGCGATAGGGAGCCAGATGGATCACTTGTTTACGAACTTGATTTCTAACGCGCTGAAATTTACGCGGGCCGATGTGCAGCCATTACTTCGCATACAGGCAAAACCCGTAGACGGTTCGTCGTATCCCGAGTTAATCGCCGGCCGACCTTACTTCGAAATTAATGTAGAAGATAACGGTATCGGTTTTGACGAAAAATATTTAGAGCATATTTTTAAAGTTTTTCAACGCTTGCACGGTAAGAGTGAATTTGAAGGTACTGGCATCGGACTCGCCATTTGTAAGCGGGTTGCGGTTTCCCACCAGGGCCACATCACAGCCCGAAGCCAGCCGGGGTCAGGCACAACGTTTATTGTGGTCTTACCCGAAAGCCAATCACTACAAGACTATGACCGATCAAATCCAACAGAGAGCTATTCATATTCTGCTAGTTGA
- a CDS encoding response regulator, with amino-acid sequence MTDQIQQRAIHILLVDDDEDDRYLTREAFHQHYPASRISFAEDGEDLLDFLNYQGRYSNSGHTLPELILLDLNMPRKDGREALREIKSSEQLRHIPIVVLTTSDAKDDIETSYFNGANSFITKPPTFQRLSEVTKAIGQYWFNVVTVCDNELGE; translated from the coding sequence ATGACCGATCAAATCCAACAGAGAGCTATTCATATTCTGCTAGTTGACGATGATGAGGACGATCGTTACCTCACACGTGAAGCCTTCCATCAGCATTATCCGGCAAGTCGTATTTCGTTTGCCGAAGACGGCGAAGATCTGCTCGATTTTTTGAATTATCAGGGCCGTTACAGCAATTCGGGGCATACATTACCGGAGTTGATTTTGCTGGATCTGAACATGCCCCGTAAGGACGGGCGCGAAGCGTTGCGCGAGATAAAATCCAGCGAGCAGCTTCGTCATATTCCAATTGTAGTGTTGACAACCTCTGATGCCAAAGACGATATTGAAACCTCCTATTTCAATGGTGCCAACAGCTTCATTACCAAGCCGCCAACGTTCCAGCGGCTCAGCGAAGTGACGAAAGCCATTGGCCAGTATTGGTTCAATGTCGTTACGGTTTGTGATAACGAACTGGGAGAGTAG
- the dacB gene encoding D-alanyl-D-alanine carboxypeptidase/D-alanyl-D-alanine endopeptidase — protein sequence MPRLLLFVSLITYSVCFYTRGNTPATRQPAVDSLATQRLLASVEAFQSGPAARFGTVALSVRRASDGLELIGFNAHQSLPSASTLKLITTATALSVLGSNYTYTTTLEYDGTIKDSVLTGNVYIRGSGDPSLGSWRFPNYFDLNALLTYWSTAVKAAGIRRIEGAVVGDASLYDDLTTPDTWPFGDLGNYYGASLSALTINENLYRVFFKTGKSVNVPASVLRTDPVLPYLTFRNMVVTDAPNTGDHVNIYGTPFMNQQWLTGKVPIGEPANEFSVKGSMPDPAFFTAFALQEKLKQDKIVVTGSPLSVGGGLPNTVSALGKRTLLNQHRSPTLVELVQQTNFQSINLYAEALLRTTALALNKTVRSTSSSIDAITTFWKSKGVTLDGFRIRDGSGLSAVGALTADNMTGILSAMSRDKAFPQFYETIPIVGQTGTVRSLARGTVAAGKIRAKSGSIEGVRAYAGYFRTADGELLSFCVLVNKFTPGQNRAVTAELEKIFVGLVGLPGK from the coding sequence ATGCCCCGCTTGCTCTTATTCGTTTCGTTAATCACTTATTCAGTTTGTTTTTATACACGGGGGAACACCCCGGCGACCCGGCAACCCGCCGTCGATTCGCTGGCAACCCAGCGGTTGCTGGCCAGCGTGGAAGCTTTTCAGTCGGGACCGGCCGCTCGATTTGGTACAGTAGCCCTGTCTGTTCGGCGGGCCAGTGATGGGCTCGAACTTATTGGTTTCAATGCCCACCAGAGCCTGCCATCAGCGTCGACGCTCAAGCTTATCACTACAGCGACAGCCCTATCCGTGCTGGGTAGCAACTATACGTACACAACAACACTGGAATATGATGGGACGATTAAAGACAGCGTTTTAACGGGTAACGTTTATATCCGGGGTTCAGGAGATCCTTCGCTGGGAAGCTGGCGATTTCCGAATTACTTTGACCTCAACGCGTTGCTTACGTACTGGTCTACAGCCGTTAAGGCCGCAGGCATTCGTCGAATTGAAGGGGCCGTTGTCGGTGATGCCAGCCTGTACGATGACCTGACAACACCCGATACATGGCCGTTTGGTGACCTGGGCAATTACTACGGAGCCAGTCTGAGCGCACTGACTATTAATGAGAATCTGTACCGCGTTTTTTTCAAAACTGGCAAATCGGTCAATGTTCCAGCCAGTGTTTTACGAACCGATCCCGTCCTCCCCTACCTTACGTTTCGCAACATGGTCGTAACCGATGCGCCTAATACGGGTGATCATGTCAACATTTATGGCACGCCTTTTATGAACCAGCAATGGCTGACAGGCAAGGTGCCGATCGGTGAACCAGCGAATGAATTTAGCGTGAAAGGCTCTATGCCCGATCCGGCTTTTTTTACTGCTTTTGCGCTCCAGGAAAAATTAAAACAAGATAAAATAGTTGTTACTGGATCACCCTTATCGGTAGGTGGTGGGCTGCCAAACACCGTTTCTGCCCTGGGCAAACGAACTCTTTTGAATCAACACCGTTCGCCCACGCTGGTCGAACTGGTCCAGCAAACGAATTTCCAGAGTATCAATCTCTATGCAGAAGCCCTCCTCCGAACCACGGCGCTGGCGCTGAACAAAACCGTTCGATCGACCAGCAGCAGTATTGACGCGATCACCACCTTCTGGAAGAGCAAAGGGGTGACTTTAGATGGGTTTCGCATTCGGGACGGCAGTGGTCTGTCAGCCGTGGGAGCGCTTACCGCCGATAACATGACGGGCATTCTGAGCGCGATGAGTCGCGATAAGGCATTTCCACAATTCTACGAAACCATTCCGATCGTCGGACAAACGGGAACCGTCAGAAGTCTGGCACGAGGGACTGTTGCAGCGGGAAAAATCCGGGCAAAAAGTGGTTCAATCGAAGGGGTCAGGGCGTATGCTGGCTACTTCAGAACGGCAGATGGCGAGCTTCTGAGCTTCTGCGTACTTGTCAATAAGTTTACCCCCGGCCAGAATCGTGCGGTTACGGCTGAACTAGAGAAAATATTTGTCGGGCTGGTGGGTCTGCCTGGGAAGTAG
- a CDS encoding MBL fold metallo-hydrolase RNA specificity domain-containing protein — MKLSFMGAARQVTGSMYLLELEDDYRILIDCGSDMERPSANGQAGSHEIAPTTPHLGFFPFEASSINLVLLTHAHVDHSGNLPNLFREGYEGQILCTEPTFSLTNVLLKDAASLNQKRINELNASKKQRVRDRQAQMQKDLFLDRQVRETMESVVPIAFNRKFRVADGVDVTFFPAGHLLGAAHIVINVIENGVKKSICFSGDIGRKNYPLLVDPAPVPQVDYLICESTYGNRLHENMQSPEDALADVIQRTCIDIPGRLIIPSFSVGRTQALLYTLNRLYTERDFPPIRVFSDSPMAFESSKIYNQHISMLNKEAREFYKENEALFDFQNFQFLESSKASKAVSNYGEPCIIISSSGMVQGGRVEYHVAENISNPYSTILMIGYCAEGTLGWRLLNGQQTLSIKGKDHQVLASIEKIDVFSGHGDRNDLINFVSMQSPELLKNIFLVHGEYGSMETFKATLAEEGYPQVIIPKKGESFDL; from the coding sequence ATGAAATTATCGTTTATGGGGGCGGCCCGGCAGGTAACAGGCAGCATGTACCTGCTGGAACTGGAGGATGATTACCGCATCCTAATTGACTGTGGGTCGGATATGGAGCGGCCCAGCGCTAACGGTCAGGCCGGATCGCACGAGATCGCCCCAACTACTCCTCACCTGGGCTTTTTCCCGTTTGAGGCTTCAAGTATAAATTTAGTGTTGCTGACCCACGCCCATGTGGATCACTCCGGCAATCTGCCTAACCTATTCCGGGAGGGCTACGAAGGTCAGATTCTGTGTACGGAACCGACCTTTTCACTCACCAATGTGCTGCTGAAAGATGCCGCTTCGCTGAACCAAAAGCGGATAAACGAGCTGAATGCCAGTAAAAAACAGCGTGTACGGGATCGACAGGCGCAAATGCAGAAAGATCTTTTTCTGGATCGGCAGGTGCGTGAAACGATGGAGAGCGTGGTTCCAATTGCGTTTAACCGGAAATTTCGCGTGGCTGACGGCGTCGACGTTACGTTCTTTCCCGCTGGTCACTTACTCGGTGCGGCTCACATTGTGATCAATGTGATCGAGAACGGGGTGAAGAAAAGCATCTGTTTCTCCGGCGATATTGGTCGTAAAAACTACCCGTTGCTGGTTGACCCCGCGCCCGTTCCACAGGTCGATTACCTCATCTGCGAAAGCACGTACGGCAATCGGCTGCATGAGAACATGCAGTCGCCCGAAGACGCGCTGGCCGATGTTATCCAGCGGACCTGTATCGATATTCCGGGACGACTCATCATTCCTTCGTTTAGCGTTGGCCGAACGCAGGCGCTGCTATATACACTGAATCGACTCTATACCGAGCGTGATTTCCCGCCTATCCGGGTATTCTCGGATAGCCCAATGGCTTTCGAAAGCTCTAAAATCTATAATCAGCACATTAGTATGCTGAACAAAGAAGCCAGAGAGTTCTACAAAGAGAACGAAGCGTTGTTCGATTTCCAGAATTTCCAGTTTCTGGAATCGTCGAAAGCCAGTAAAGCCGTTTCAAATTATGGTGAACCCTGCATCATTATCTCGTCATCGGGTATGGTTCAGGGTGGTCGGGTTGAATACCACGTTGCCGAAAATATCAGCAATCCTTATTCAACAATCCTGATGATTGGCTACTGCGCCGAGGGAACCCTTGGCTGGCGGTTATTGAACGGTCAGCAAACGCTCAGCATCAAAGGAAAGGACCACCAGGTACTGGCCAGTATCGAAAAGATTGATGTGTTCAGCGGCCACGGTGACCGGAATGATCTGATCAATTTTGTCAGTATGCAGTCGCCCGAACTCCTTAAAAATATTTTTCTCGTCCACGGTGAATATGGTAGTATGGAAACGTTCAAAGCCACGCTGGCCGAAGAAGGGTATCCGCAGGTCATAATCCCGAAGAAAGGCGAAAGCTTTGACTTATAA